A window of Primulina tabacum isolate GXHZ01 chromosome 4, ASM2559414v2, whole genome shotgun sequence contains these coding sequences:
- the LOC142542338 gene encoding uncharacterized protein LOC142542338 encodes MEHSRRSRPQMGYNLCPICSNSHFPFCPPPPQYFRPPPPPSQHPEQFFHRHLSPMRPPPPSYDPFVDHQGPHAVNPYAPPPQILPRPWSNNSNVGEGFYGNLKPMLDYDDAQAIGAKRMRVDYSGHSSGPGHYVNGFFMNSPGEDERRLKLIRDHGAVNYDLNSSNDSGNKVSAYTFEKMSNFNHLFQGTERGHFKESNIYQKRLQYDRSENNFMQNQVCENNSDRADGYKNLDQARGVLQTHIHNTLPTPQERINFPTKSQPEFSKCISQSLKPSPGHNGQPKYYSLSGPNENMGQLKLSPGNNGQPPLPMSPPPPLRVELPGLKLLKPGVTSSASGGSSLIPVPAESASSLRAPYPVVSVGISSEANEYSRKANPNSGGYYTEEIQAFRMAPSKMYMIESEDIPSHHLFSEKPKSLDASHILKKPHRSSRPDHIVIILRGLPGSGKSYLAKMLRDLEIENGGSAPRIHSMDDYFMIEVEKVEESEGSKSNFSVRGKKSAKKVMEYCYEPEMEEAYRSSMLKAFKKTLDEGVFSFVIVDDRNLRVADFAQFWATGKRSGYEVYLLEAAYKDPAGCAARNVHGFTQNDIQNMAKQWEEAPSLYLKLDVMSLIHGDDLEENGIQEVDMDTEDGDHIGGLPGSEDASAENTELSKGTSKDEQKLDAVERYQIEVVTELGKSKWSNDLDEDDVQKAEVTRVNLSALSGLTKSYSNRGKSVCWADQVGSIGFSIGAAKTANVSLVIGPGSGYNLKSNPLPEEDKLAQRTVGSKRPKIFQDQLRAEREAFRAVFDKRRQKIQGVDLDEEY; translated from the exons ATGGAGCATTCACGGCGTTCTAGACCGCAGATGGGATATAATCTCTGCCCCATTTGCTCAAATTCCCACTTCCCGTTTTGCCCTCCCCCGCCACAATATTTCAGACCGCCACCACCGCCTTCACAGCACCCAGAGCAATTCTTCCACCGTCACCTATCCCCTATGCGTCCGCCTCCTCCGTCATATGATCCCTTCGTTGACCACCAAGGCCCTCACGCTGTGAATCCTTACGCACCACCGCCGCAGATTCTCCCACGGCCATGGAGCAATAACTCTAATGTTGGTGAGGGTTTTTATGGAAATTTGAAACCCATGCTAGATTATGACGATGCACAGGCGATTGGTGCCAAGAGAATGAGAGTCGACTATTCAGGCCACAGTTCTGGTCCCGGTCACTATGTGAACGGCTTTTTTATGAACTCGCCTGGGGAAGACGAGAGGAGATTGAAATTGATACGCGATCATGGTGCTGTGAATTACGATTTAAATAGCAGCAATGATTCGGGAAATAAAGTTTCAGCTTACACTTTCGAGAAGATGAGCAATTTTAACCATCTTTTCCAGGGTACCGAGAGAGGTCACTTTAAAGAAAGTAATATTTACCAAAAACGATTGCAGTATGATCGAAGTGAGAATAATTTTATGCAGAATCAAGTGTGTGAGAATAATAGTGACAGGGCTGATGGTTATAAAAATCTTGATCAGGCCCGTGGAGTTCTTCAAACACACATACATAATACTTTACCGACTCCACAAGAGAGAATTAATTTTCCAACCAAAAGCCAGCCAGAGTTTAGCAAATGCATCTCACAGTCGTTGAAGCCATCACCGGGTCATAATGGGCAGCCTAAGTACTATAGTTTATCTGGTCCAAATGAGAACATGGGTCAGTTGAAGCTATCACCGGGGAATAATGGGCAGCCTCCACTTCCAATGTCACCGCCACCGCCACTCCGAGTAGAACTTCCTGGGTTGAAATTGTTGAAGCCAGGTGTCACATCATCTGCATCCGGTGGTAGCTCCCTGATTCCAGTTCCAGCTGAGTCTGCATCCTCTTTGCGGGCACCTTATCCGGTAGTTTCTGTAGGTATCTCATCTGAAGCTAATGAATATTCAAGAAAAGCTAATCCAAATTCAGGTGGTTATTACACTGAG GAAATTCAAGCCTTTCGGATGGCACCATCCAAGATGTATATGATAGAAAGTGAAGATATTCCATCACATCATCTCTTCTCAGAGAAGCCCAAATCTTTGGATGCCTCGCACATTTTAAAGAAGCCACATCGCAGTAGCCGTCCAGATCACATCGTCATAATTCTGCGAGGGCTTCCAG GCAGTGGCAAGAGCTATCTGGCAAAGATGTTACGCGATCTCGAGATTGAAAATGGTGGCAGTGCTCCACGGATTCACTCCATGGATGATTATTTCATGATTGAAGTTGAAAAG GTTGAAGAGAGCGAGGGTTCAAAATCTAATTTTTCAGTTCGGGGGAAAAAATCAGCTAAGAAGGTCATGGAATACTGTTACGAACCCGAGATGGAAGAG GCTTATCGGTCAAGCATGCTGAAGGCATTTAAAAAGACCCTTGATGAAGGGGTTTTCTCCTTTGTAATTG TGGATGACCGCAATCTGCGGGTAGCTGATTTTGCTCAATTTTGGGCAACTGGaaag AGATCTGGTTACGAGGTTTACTTACTAGAAGCCGCATACAAAGATCCGGCG GGCTGTGCTGCAAGAAATGTTCATGGTTTCACTCAAAATGACATACAAAATATGGCTAAGCAATGGGAGGAGGCACCGTCCTTATACCTGAAGCTAGACGTCATG TCTTTAATCCATGGAGATGATTTGGAGGAAAACGGGATTCAAGAG GTTGACATGGATACAGAAGATGGAGATCATATCGGGGGCCTCCCTGGTTCAGAAGATGCAAGTGCTGAAAACACAGAACTTTCTAAAG gaaCATCAAAAGACGAGCAGAAGTTGGATGCTGTCGAACGATATCAGATAGAGGTTGTGACAGAATTGGGAAAGAGCAAATGGTCAAATGATTTGGACGAGGATGATGTGCAAAAAGCTGAAGTAACCAGGGTAAATTTGAGTGCTCTCTCTGGTTTAACTAAATCATACAGCAACCGAGGTAAATCTGTATGTTGGGCTGATCAG GTTGGCAGTATTGGTTTTTCAATAGGTGCTGCAAAAACAGCAAATGTATCCTTAGTAATCGGTCCTGGTTCTGGTTACAACTTG AAGTCAAATCCGCTGCCAGAGGAAGATAAGCTCGCTCAAAGAACTGTTGGATCAAAGAGACCAAAAATATTCCAAGACCAATTACGCGCTGAGCGCGAGGCTTTCAGAGCTGTTTTTGATAAAAGGCGACAAAAAATTCAAGGGGTTGACTTGGATGAGGAATATTAG